The genomic DNA CGAGAAATGCCGCAACGCGCTGGCCCGGGGCAAGGTGGAAGTGACTCTGCGCTACCAGCAGGACGACAGCGAGGCCTCCCTGGAGCTGAACGAGGAGCTGGTAAAGCAGCTTTCCGACGTGTCCCGCCGGGTGGGCGACCTGGTCCAGCACCCGGGCCAGGTGAATCCCATGGAAATCCTGCGCTACCCCGGCGTGCTCAGCACCCGGCAGCTGGATGTGGAATTGCTGCAGAGCGAATCCCTGTCCCTGCTGGACGAAGCCCTGGCAGCGCTTATCGACACCCGCCGCCGGGAAGGTGAACAACTGGGCCAGCTGATTGTCGACCGGCTGGATGGCATCGGCACCCAGATCGATATCGTCAAAGCCGCCATCCCCCGCATCAAGGACGCCCAGCGCGAACGCCTGCGCACCCGTATTCAGGATGTGATCGAGTCACCGGACCCGGATCGGCTGGAGCAAGAGCTGGTCATGTTGGCCCAGAAAATGGACGTGGACGAAGAGCTGGACCGCCTGGTGACCCACGTCAGCGAAGTACGGCGCATTCTCAAGAAAGGCGGCCACATCGGCCGCCGCCTGGATTTCCTGATGCAGGAGCTCAACCGCGAAGCCAACACCCTGGCGAGCAAATCCGTGGACAGCGAAACCACCGCGGCGGCGGTGGAACTGAAAGTGCTGATCGAGCAGATGCGGGAACAGATCCAGAATATCGAGTAAAATCCAGGGAAGTCCATAATTGTATTTACCTCATTGTTTTTAAAGAATTAAATGCGAATCTCAGTCCATAAAAATCCACAGCCATCCACCCCTATCCAGACAAAAGTGGTGGGCAAAATGGTGGGCAAAAACGTGACTTTTTCCTCCCCCGCACCTATATTGACCTGAAATGGTGGGCAGCCCTCAAAAGGCTGCCTGCAAGCCATTGATGACAGATAACTTTTCTC from Alcanivorax sp. includes the following:
- a CDS encoding YicC/YloC family endoribonuclease, which gives rise to MTAFARADRHLEGYSLVWEIKAVNHRYLEVSPRLPDALRALENGVREKCRNALARGKVEVTLRYQQDDSEASLELNEELVKQLSDVSRRVGDLVQHPGQVNPMEILRYPGVLSTRQLDVELLQSESLSLLDEALAALIDTRRREGEQLGQLIVDRLDGIGTQIDIVKAAIPRIKDAQRERLRTRIQDVIESPDPDRLEQELVMLAQKMDVDEELDRLVTHVSEVRRILKKGGHIGRRLDFLMQELNREANTLASKSVDSETTAAAVELKVLIEQMREQIQNIE